From Anopheles funestus chromosome 3RL, idAnoFuneDA-416_04, whole genome shotgun sequence, a single genomic window includes:
- the LOC125768806 gene encoding intermembrane lipid transfer protein Vps13 isoform X5, which translates to MVFESIVADVLNRFVGEYVENLDKKQLKIGIWGGDVVLNNLILKQSALKELDLPVTTLYGHLGKLVLKIPWKNLYSAPVEAIVDKLYVLAVPNTDVRYSDEKEQRNAFETKKAELARIEQAKKNEEEKDKVGPVADKSFAEKLTTQIVNNVQIKISDIHIRYEDTTTTGHPFAFGVTLSNLSVHTTDENWVQTLVSESVTKIYKMAQLEMLSVYMNCNTQLFQYSDPSEYRTLFEASIASKTRQPVDYHYIFGPISSGACLEMTPNPELGESPFSSPKIKLKLCMETLAIGITRVQFQNTMQLVEAFGRMMRAMPYRKYRPYGFGYKGNFKEWWHFAYTCILETEVRRRRRNWSWENMIRHRQNLRRYEEAYRQQLTAKKVTPEMVSRSEEYEKILDLHNIVVIRQKVALEVEKEGKRQAEEQKSAGWFSSWWGGGAKKEEDSAGGDIKKQFEAAMTPAEKAKLFQAIGYQENDAPTELPEHYVAQILEFELNSLEVSIKSELSDKQPVLNRVMLLELKNVICGVQQRPSAGAMKASLDMQELTISGLRQGEILPIMVKSQLDGSKTLLDVSFETNPEDKLCDQRVVVTSRPLQIVYDAETIIQIAKVFQTPRTATISQLTDAAAEKLVNIKERSATGLQYAIAKHPRLELNIDIMPSYIIVPHGGLFSSRESVLVLSLGKLLVQTEPRPINQRDVHTMHGEGIGQEEILSEIIRQSYDKFVLEVRDVQAIVATFDEDWQGTLRVNTVTEMHLLEPTSFRISAHLCVIDDDPRLPKCKIFGVLPSVNVCVTEQRVLEVLSIVSSIPLPESDEQIQPAPIAKDSNVFSSSLSLLKYLDEKQVKLPKIHRSPEALNPTDSVDGDVVQFTDMEIKFELHECSLTIYKMNGGGTGSSSSDVFATPTEEFSQSPVEQDFHPQKSVAFSMPYTSDSTNQRKIIAFKVKQLEMTMVQRTYDLKVALKLGAITLDQFRWRNEQERVLNVIQTPKYDNNDDYLFIVNYNNCKKNSPEFATKYESVEQEVAIDFSTLLLLLHEDALNELIQLANDFQVRMEAVAKKQESDANEQQPKDHFATIHEEESAATALLNAARERLPTILEDDGVVTTSSNKVSRKRQSIVDSIKVRVVAKLEDVTVELQNDKRSLAVLEVKNLTSSVIMKTSYTEIKLRLEDIVITDTNPGTIHSKIVSIIGDDALQVQVILFDLGATSDYNSDNMRIEVVMGCARIVFLNWFVTSVLAFLDNFQAAQQRIKDASAAAAEAAKNNVVEAYTQATRMKLNIKVKAPIIIIPVDSKSLKAVAMDFGHLSITNNFRDIPTDNQHGPAVIDEMKIELKDMKLAKVEVSHAESSAESFSRYGSEDVCYGLVPDQGAVLSPTSFTLIMKRNLSSGWYRDHPDMDISGRLKAVELNFIATDYSVIMQILSKNMTEGQDEFKKPAKIEKSPTSPQVCYSNAVTTTAEVNLSPDAKSNWSSVAKKATAKPFGLDVMQLKSAENKSSDKPTESAKVDTFLKFSFQVDSINIKLFTAPGEGLAGFEVFYLSLQGRKLTDGSLNTAIVLCDIRLDDIRPNRENMLTRLMERRSQDASLDISSVKQYEEEPESSLITPLRSMINITFNMKESDMFADVKVSSFNLILSVDFLLKLQQFLQPEELAEQKALQAAEVEQTERMRRASTSAGAANQQQEAGQITLILKIEQPDIILVEKMDDINCYALILNNEIALNVRLIGERQIIKGELKDLCLYYAEFNPERRNSTKHYVVRPCSISLNGSTPEGLGLHLSINSTEIELSVSPAVIELMNNALQTLTAKEQSKLNESATASDYEELWHVKEFDPDQYWFIQPEMAEDALSLESMRTIEIKEEKCMIDIPCISLIVETGLGTNTIPMLYINTSLEGSVANWSSEMKINSSLRLSMSYYNQALALWEYVIEPNVMEQPNGQITNIPWELTFDLEVDHHEDRAREPTTRIHIASRDSLEMTVTKTCLDVVQNLGKAFSEAIKRDGIIKSEIQAPYVVRNDTGQDVKVNLAASDFNIHRSHLSSAHLDELIAFEHSVDEEQSVSSCIVMPNGRLQLQPKQHSSERSTILTVLDDKDTSKRMFVKVIVGDTDKELTLPVYKSDKRYFPLFRSTGQEAWGIISEVKIEHGCTVLVLRSIVQVYNHFTVPIDVFQYIDHEKYLIGEVRAGGYLNVPLYYLYNDSRELHFSMKGYHSSAQGISWKESPNSFELMKALQCDPIKTFEPFYINAVRQRQDVFYMISSNHTMLSACYEIHLRPPFMLRNALPIGLTISVAGCSVRRELDTGLVTSNESLSNASTVAGEDYLDYGEKLLRPGELLHLPTVKTSARSTTETSYIVARLVGYLDKDWSCTTDIPAQPPEFGVWTFNAYDSVEVMSLQLGVKYENRADGLTLIVYCPFWMLNKTGLMLSYRKSSKTEKKELAGKTNYKANDENTNILYHPPEYEGPILFSFREKVFFGKKKAAIRVDTGDWSDKFSLDVAGSSGVVLCQANNMTYQIGVNNTLTHNSLTKQIVFMPYFVLINRANFDVEVQEHLRPGDPWTKVGVNDCVPLWPKTEDNRMLKVKSCDLPEVTAPFKYTEVQCTLLQFRNRYGGINVDVHVTEGAIYITFTGYYPGDAPALLMNHTCEPFAFKEKGDVNGKILMPSQKVLHTWIDPAGERKIVWESGPKAQPIENDLRRDGISEFKSPTDSVIYWVSFLNGTQRVLLITDNCNIAYGVHSASRLDQVTQEVKLEIHGIGLSLVNNAKPTDLMYIGIASSGVIWEERKRSGRFRQMKIQETINMENQYQQYLRDQEVGTVANKRYLLDSESRQQIDFQNMIIHKSTERSIKRTFYPGLWVEIKSSSHQLQFHAKINRIQIDNQLVDCIFPVVLAPVPPPKSVAATTEFKPFVEMSMVQRIIPHSNIKQFKYLRVLIQEFHVKVDLLFINEICEMISTEITESEAKRLFAEDLKLQTQPLHAHVAIQSQQEVKNFYDNLHLGPLKIHVSFSMAGSESKALPGILSTILQGVGVTLTDINDVVFRLAFFEREYQFLTQRQLVSECVAHYSGQAVKQLYVLVLGLDVIGNPYGLVVGFTKGVEDLFYEPFQGAIQGPGEFAEGLVLGVKSLFGHTVGGAAGAVSKITGAMGKGLAALTFDDDFQKKRRDAMNKKPASLQEGIARSGKGLVMGVFDGVTGVFTKPISGAKEEGVEGFFKGLGKGAVGLVARPIAGVTDFASGSFDAVKRATELSDEAIRLRPPRYLHKDGIVRPYNRKEAEGCKLLREIDKGKFAGTDAYAYYEVIIDNKDVVVLTDSRIIYATKSEMFGGWQSEWTHKWTEVMSISTLNDGVELLLHNRDGKKTLKKMFGSSGPTKKILLISVAGRRVRLAEEMQQLLAKVQQHN; encoded by the exons atggtgTTCGAAAGCATCGTCGCCGACGTGCTGAACCGATTCGTCGGTGAGTACGTCGAAAACTTGGACAAGAAGCAGCTGAAAATCGGCATCTGGGGAG gtGATGTCGTGCTCAACAATCTCATTCTGAAGCAGAGTGCTCTCAAAGAGCTCGACTTGCCAGTGACGACTTTGTACGGACATCTGGGAAAGCTGGTGCTGAAAATTCCCTGGAAAAATCTGTACAGTGCGCCGGTGGAAGCGATCGTAGATAAGCTGTATGTGCTGGCCGTGCCCAACACCGACGTACGGTACAGCGACGAAAAGGAGCAGCGAAATGCGttcgaaacgaaaaaagcTGAGCTCGCCCGCATTGAGCAGGCGAAGAAAAACGAGGAAGAAAAGGACAAGGTGGGCCCGGTGGCGGACAAATCGTTCGCAGAAAAGTTAACCACCCAGATCGTGAACAATGTGCAGATCAAAATATCGGACATACATATTCGGTACGAGGATACGACCACCACCGGACATCCGTTCGCGTTCGGCGTGACGCTAAGCAATCTGAGCGTACACACTACGGACGAGAACTGGGTGCAAACGTTGGTGTCGGAATCGGTGACGAAGATATACAAGATGGCCCAGCTGGAAATGCTTTCGGTGTACATGAACTGCAACACGCAACTATTCCAGTATTCCGACCCGTCCGAGTATCGAACCCTGTTCGAAGCGTCGATTGCATCTAAAACGCGACAACCGGTCGATTATCACTATATTTTCGGTCCGATCAGTTCCGGCGCTTGCCTCGAAATGACACCGAATCCTGAGCTGGGCGAATCACCATTCTCGTCGCCTAAAATCAAACTAAAACTATGCATGGAAACACTTGCAATCGGTATCACTCGAGTACAGTTCCAAAACACGATGCAGCTGGTGGAAGCATTCGGGCGGATGATGCGTGCCATGCCCTACCGGAAGTATCGCCCGTACGGATTCGGGTACAAGGGTAACTTTAAGGAATGGTGGCACTTTGCGTATACCTGCATCTTGGAGACGGAAGTGCGTCGTCGCAGACGGAACTGGTCGTGGGAGAATATGATACGGCACCGTCAAAATTTGCGACGCTACGAAGAAGCGTACCGGCAGCAACTGACGGCAAAGAAAGTAACACCGGAGATGGTGAGCCGCAGCGAGGAGTACGAGAAAATACTCGATCTGCATAACATCGTCGTCATTCGGCAGAAGGTTGCACTGGAAGTGGAAAAGGAAGGCAAACGCCAGGCGGAGGAACAAAAGTCGGCCGGATGGTTTAGTTCGTGGTGGGGCGGAGGAGCCAAAAAGGAGGAAGATTCTGCTGGGGGTGACATTA aGAAACAGTTTGAAGCGGCTATGACACCGGCCGAAAAGGCGAAGCTTTTCCAGGCCATTGGTTATCAGGAGAATGACGCACCTACGGAGCTGCCGGAGCATTACGTGGCTCAGATATTAGAGTTCGAGTTAAACTCATTGGAAGTTTCGATCAAATCGGAACTATCCGATAAGCAACCCGTACTGAACCGTGTAATGTTGCTGGAGTTGAAGAATGTTATTTGTGGTGTGCAACAACGTCCGTCAGCGGGTGCCATGAA AGCATCACTTGACATGCAGGAACTTACCATTTCTGGCCTCCGACAGGGCGAGATACTTCCCATTATGGTCAAATCTCAACTCGATGGATCCAAGACGCTGCTGGACGTGTCGTTTGAAACGAATCCAGAGGATAAACTTTGCGATCAGCGAGTCGTGGTCACTTCCAGGCCGCTACAGATTGTGTACGACGCTGAGACCATAATACAGATAGCGAAAGTTTTTCAAACGCCGCGTACGGCAACGATTTCGCA GCTAACTGATGCTGCAGCAGAAAAGTTGGTTAACATCAAAGAACGTTCAGCAACTGGTCTGCAGTATGCGATTGCAAAACATCCTCGTCTGGAACTGAACATTGACATCATGCCTAGCTACATTATCGTACCTCATGGGGGCCTTTTCTCCAGCCGCGAATCGGTATTGGTGCTCAGCTTGGGTAAGCTTCTAGTCCAAACCGAACCACGACCAATCAACCAAAGAGACGTACACACGATGCACGGTGAAGGCATAGGCCAGGAAGAAATTTTGTCGGAAATCATTCGCCAAAGTTACGATAAGTTTGTACTAGAGGTACGTGACGTCCAAGCGATCGTTGCCACATTCGACGAGGATTGGCAGGGTACGCTACGGGTGAACACTGTAACGGAAATGCATCTCCTAGAGCCTACATCGTTCCGCATTTCGGCACATCTCTGCGTGATCGATGACGATCCGCGACTCCcgaaatgtaaaatattcggTGTACTCCCGTCGGTCAATGTTTGCGTGACTGAGCAACGTGTACTGGAGGTGTTGTCGATTGTAAGCAGCATTCCATTGCCAGAAAGCGACGAACAAATACAACCAGCACCGATTGCAAAGGACTCGAATGTGTTCAGTTCCAGTTTATCGCTGCTTAAATATCTAGATGAAAAGCAGGTGAAATTGCCAAAAATTCATCGTTCGCCTGAGGCACTCAATCCGACCGATTCAGTCGATGGTGACGTTGTGCAGTTTACCGATATGGAAATCAAATTCGAGCTGCACG AATGTTCGCTAACTATTTACAAAATGAACGGCGGTGGAACCGGTAGCAGCTCTTCCGATGTTTTTGCTACACCAACAGAGGAATTTTCGCAATCACCTGTCGAGCAGGATTTTCATCCGCAGAAAAGTGTGGCCTTCAGCATGCCGTACACTTCTGACAGTACAAATCAGCGGAAAATAATTGCCTTCAAGGTAAAGCAATTGGAAATGACGATGGTGCAAAGGACGTACGATCTGAAGGTTGCCCTGAAGCTTGGCGCAATAACGCTCGATCAGTTCCGTTGGCGTAACGAGCAGGAACGGGTACTGAATGTCATTCAAACGCCCAAGTATGATAATAACGATGACTATCTCTTCATCGTAAACTATAACAAT TGCAAGAAAAATAGTCCCGAATTTGCGACCAAGTACGAATCGGTAGAGCAGGAAGTGGCAATCGATTTCTCTACCCTGCTGTTGCTACTACACGAAGATGCACTCAATGAGTTGATCCAACTGGCGAACGATTTTCAGGTACGGATGGAAGCGGTGGCGAAAAAGCAAGAATCGGATGCAAACGAACAGCAACCGAAAGATCATTTTGCTACGATACACGAAGAAGAGAGTGCCGCGACGGCTTTGTTGAATGCGGCTCGCGAAAGATTACCGACGATATTGGAAGATGATGGTGTAGTTACGACCAGCTCTAACAAAG TTTCCCGTAAACGTCAATCAATTGTAGATAGCATCAAGGTCAGAGTGGTAGCAAAACTGGAGGATGTCACAGTGGAGTTGCAAAACGACAAACGATCGCTGGCGGTGCTGGAG GTAAAAAATCTCACCAGTAGTGTAATTATGAAGACTTCGTACACAGAAATAAAGTTACGGCTAGAGGACATAGTTATCACCGACACTAATCCTGGCACCATACACAGCAAGATAGTGTCCATCATCGGTGATGATGCGCTGCAGGTGCAGGTGATTTTGTTCGATCTCGGCGCTACTTCAGACTACAACTCGGACAATATGCGCATCGAAGTGGTGATGGGATGTGCACGTATCGTGTTCCTCAACTGGTTTGTTACCTCCGTGCTGGCGTTCCTAGACAATTTTCAGGCAGCTCAACAACGCATCAAGGACGCTAGTGCTGCTGCAGCCGAAGCTGCAAAGAACAATGTGGTCGAAGCGTACACGCAGGCTACACGTATGAAGCTAAATATTAAGGTGAAAGCTCCGATCATTATCATACCGGTTGACTCGAAGAGTTTAAAAGCGGTCGCAATGGATTTCGGTCATCTTAGCATTACGAATAATTTTCGTGATATTCCGACCGACAATCAGCACGGTCCGGCAGTGATCGATGAGATGAAAATCGAACTGAAAGATATGAAGCTAGCAAAGGTGGAGGTTTCCCATGCGGAATCTAGTGCGGAATCGTTTTCGCGGTACGGTTCAGAGGATGTTTGCTACGGGCTCGTACCAGACCAGGGAGCCGTCCTTAGTCCGACTAGCTTCACGTTGATCATGAAGCGAAACCTATCTTCTGGTTGGTATCGCGATCATCCGGATATGGATATATCAGGTCGTTTGAAAGCCGTTGAG CTGAACTTCATAGCCACCGATTACAGTGTAATCATGCAGATCCTGTCAAAGAATATGACGGAGGGTCAGGATGAGTTTAAAAAGCCTGCAAAAATTGAGAAATCACCCACTAGTCCGCAAG TATGCTACAGTAATGCTGTTACTACAACTGCCGAAGTAAATCTGTCGCCTGATG CGAAATCTAATTGGTCGAGTGTGGCTAAGAAGGCAACGGCAAAACCATTCGGCTTGGATGTGATGCAATTGAAGTCGGCtgaaaacaaatcatcagACAAACCAACGGAATCGGCCAAAGTGGACACGTTTCTTAAATTTAGCTTTCAAGTGGACAGCATCAACATAAAACTTTTCACCG CTCCTGGAGAGGGTCTTGCTGGGTTTGAAGTGTTTTACCTGTCACTGCAGGGCAGAAAGCTTACGGACGGTAGCTTAAACACCGCAATAGTACTTTGCGATATAAGGCTTGACGATATTCGACCAAATCGCGAAAATATGCTCACACGGTTAATGGAACGCCGATCACAAGATGCGTCATTGGATATATCGAGCGTGAAGCAATACGAGGAGGAACCGGAATCATCGTTAATAACGCCTTTGCGATCTATGATAAACATCACCTTCAACATGAAGGAAAGTGATATGTTTGCGGACGTGAAGGTGTCCAGCTTTAATTTGATCTTATCGGTCGACTTCTTGTTGAAGTTGCAGCAATTCCTGCAGCCAGAAGAACTGGCCGAACAAAAGGCACTACAAGCAGCGGAAGTGGAGCAAACAGAACGCATGCGGCGTGCTAGTACATCCGCTGGCGCTGCCAATCAACAGCAGGAGGCCGGGCAAATTACGCTTATTCTCAAGATCGAGCAACCGGATATAATATTGGTGGAGAAAATGGATGATATAAATTGTTATGCATTGATTTTGAACAATGAAATTGCACTAAATGTTCGTCTTATTGGTGAGCGACAAATCATCAAGGGTGAACTAAAGGATCTCTGTTTGTACTATGCAGAATTTAATCCTGAACGTCGAAACTCTACAAAACATTACGTTGTCCGTCCGTGTTCGATTAGCTTAAACGGTTCGACACCCGAAGGTCTCGGGCTGCATCTAAGCATCAACTCTACTGAAATTGAACTCTCAGTGTCACCGGCGGTGATCGAACTGATGAACAATGCTCTGCAAACGCTAACCGCAAAGGAGCAgtcaaaattaaatgaatcgGCAACGGCTTCCGATTATGAGGAATTGTGGCACGTAAAAGAGTTCGATCCGGATCAGTATTGGTTTATCCAGCCGGAAATGGCGGAAGATGCGTTGAGTTTAGAGTCAATGCGAACGATCGAGATCAAAGAGGAAAAGTGCATGATCGACATACCGTGCATTTCGCTGATTGTTGAAACAGGGCTCGGTACAAACACGATTCCGATGCTTTACATCAACACTAGCTTGGAAGGTTCGGTAGCTAACTGGAGCtcggaaatgaaaataaatagctCTCTGCGGTTGAGTATGTCGTACTACAATCAGGCACTCGCTCTTTGGGAGTACGTTATTGAGCCGAACGTAATGGAACAACCGAATGGGCAGATCACAAATATTCCCTGGGAGTTGACGTTTGATTTGGAAGTGGATCATCACGAAGATCGCGCACGAGAACCGACGACACGAATTCATATAGCCTCAAGGGACAGTCTGGAAATGACGGTTACGAAAACATGTCTAGATGTGGTGCAGAATCTCGGTAAAGCTTTTTCGGAAGCTATTAAACGAGATGGAATAATCAAATCGGAAATACAAGCCCCGTACGTTGTGCGTAATGACACCGGTCAGGATGTGAAGGTGAATTTGGCTGCCAGTGATTTTAACATTCACCGTTCCCATCTAAGCTCAGCACACCTAGACGAACTGATTGCGTTCGAGCATTCGGTCGATGAAGAACAGTCGGTTAGCAGTTGCATCGTAATGCCGAACGGACGATTACAATTGCAACCGAAACAGCACAGCTCCGAAAGAAGTACAATCCTCACGGTGCTGGACGATAAGGACACTAGCAAACGTATGTTCGTAAAGGTAATCGTAGGCGATACGGATAAGGAACTGACACTGCCGGTGTATAAATCCGACAAACGATACTTCCCGCTGTTCCGCAGCACAGGCCAGGAAGCATGGGGCATCATTTCAGAGGTGAAAATCGAACACGGTTGTACAGTGCTGGTACTTCGTAGCATTGTGCAAGTGTACAATCACTTTACCGTCCCAATAGATGTGTTTCAGTACATCGATCATGAAAAGTATCTTATCGGTGAGGTACGTGCTGGCGGGTATCTGAATGTACCACTCTACTACTTGTACAACGACTCCAGGGAGTTGCACTTTTCGATGAAAGGTTACCACTCATCAGCACAAGGAATCAGTTGGAAAGAGTCGCCCAATAGTTTTGAGCTAATGAAGGCACTCCAGTGTGATCCCATAAAAACATTCGAACCGTTTTATATTAAT GCTGTTCGGCAACGTCAGGACGTATTTTATATGATATCATCTAACCATACAATGTTAAGTGCATGTTACGAAATTCATCTACGGCCACCGTTCATGTTACGGAACGCTTTGCCGATCGGGCTTACCATTTCCGTGGCCGGATGCTCCGTGCGTCGTGAATTGGATACTGGTTTGGTAACCAGCAATGAAAGCCTTTCGAACGCTTCGACCGTCGCAGGAGAAGATTACTTAGATTATGGAGAGAAATTACTACGCCCAGGAGAGTTATTGCATCTGCCGACAGTGAAAACGTCTGCCCGATCTACAACGGAAACTTCGTACATTGTGGCAAGA CTTGTTGGCTATCTAGACAAAGACTGGTCGTGCACTACGGATATACCCGCTCAACCGCCGGAATTTGGAGTATGGACATTCAATGCATACGATTCTGTTGAGGTTATGTCACTACAACTCGGAGtaaa GTATGAAAATCGTGCCGATGGTTTAACCTTGATCGTGTACTGTCCATTCTGGATGCTAAACAAGACAGGACTAATGCTGAGCTATCGG AAATCCAGCAAAACGGAGAAGAAAGAATTAGCCGGTAAAACCAATTACAAG GCAAACGATGAGAATACCAATATTCTCTACCATCCACCAGAATACGAGGGTCCAATACTGTTTTCCTTCCGCGAAAAGGTATTCTTTGGAAAAAAGAAGGCCGCCATTCGGGTTGACACCGGAGATTGGAGCGATAAATTTTCGCTAGATGTGGCCGGTTCCAGCGGTGTTGTGTTATGCCAAGCCAATAACATGACGTACCAGATTGGAGTGAACAACACGCTGACGCACAATTCACTCACGAAGCAGATTGTCTTCATGCCGTACTTTGTGCTGATCAATCGAGCCAACTTTGATGTAGAAGTGCAGGAGCATCTGCGACCAGGTGATCCGTGGACGAAGGTGGGCGTGAATGATTGCGTCCCGCTATGGCCAAAAACGGAGGACAATCGCATGCTGAAGGTGAAGAGCTGCGATCTGCCAGAGGTGACGGCTCCGTTCAAGTACACCGAAGTGCAGTGTACGCTGTTACAGTTTCGCAACCGATACGGTGGCATCAACGTAGACGTGCACGTTACCGAAGGTGCGATATACATCACCTTCACCGGTTACTATCCTGGTGATGCACCGGCCTTGCTAATGAACCATACGTGTGAACCATTCGCTTTTAAGGAGAAGGGCGATGTAAACGGCAAAATACTGATGCCATCACAAAAGGTGCTCCATACGTGGATTGACCCGGCTGGTGAACGCAAAATTGTGTGGGAAAGTGGACCGAAGGCGCAACCGATCGAGAACGATCTGCGGCGGGACGGTATCAGTGAGTTTAAATCGCCCACGGACAGCGTTATCTATTGGGTTTCGTTTTTGAACGGTACACAGCGCGTGCTGCTCATCACGGACAACTGCAACATCGCGTACGGAGTTCACAGTGCTAGCCGGCTTGATCAGGTGACGCAGGAAGTGAAGCTGGAAATACACGGAATCGGTTTATCGCTGGTCAACAATGCTAAACCGACTGACCTGATGTACATCGGTATCGCGAGTTCCGGCGTGATTTGGGAGGAACGTAAACGGTCCGGCCGGTTCCGCCAGATGAAGATCCAGGAAACGATCAACATGGAAAATCAGTATCAACAGTACCTGCGGGACCAGGAGGTAGGAACGGTGGCAAACAAGCGTTACCTTCTTGACAGTGAATCGCGCCAACAAATCGACTTCCAGAACATGATTATACACAAATCTACCGAGCGGTCGATCAAGCGAACGTTCTATCCCGGACTTTGGGTGGAGATAAAATCATCCAGTCACCAGTTACAGTTCCACGCGAAGATTAACCGCATCCAGATCGACAATCAGCTGGTGGATTGCATATTTCCTGTCGTGCTGGCACCAGTTCCGCCACCGAAGAGTGTGGCGGCAACGACCGAATTCAAACCGTTTGTCGAAATGAGCATGGTGCAGCGTATCATTCCACACTCGAACATTAAGCAGTTTAAGTATCTGCGCGTACTCATACAAGAATTTCACGTGAAGGTTGATCTACTGTTTATAAATGAAATCTGTGAAATGATCAGTACCGAGATCACCGAATCGGAAGCG AAACGATTATTTGCCGAGGATCTGAAGCTCCAAACACAACCACTTCATGCGCACGTTGCCATCCAATCGCAGCAGGAAGTAAAGAACTTCTACGACAACCTACACTTGGGTCCGCTCAAAATACACGTCAGTTTCTCCATGGCTGGTTCCGAATCGAAAGCCCTGCCAGGAATATTGTCGACGATTCTGCAGGGCGTTGGTGTAACGCTGACCGACATTAACGATGTTGTGTTTCGGTTAGCGTTCTTTGAACGTGAATATCAGTTCTTAACCCAGCGTCAGCTCGTATCAGAGTGCGTTGCCCACTATAGTGGACAGGCAGTGAAGCAGCTGTACGTGTTAGTGCTTGGATTGGACGTCATCGGCAATCCATATGGTCTAGTGGTTGGGTTTACCAAAGGTGTGGAAGATCTGTTCTACGAACCGTTCCAGGGTGCCATACAGGGCCCGGGAGAGTTTGCCGAGGGTCTAGTTCTCGGAGTAAAGTCTTTGTTTGGTCATACGGTTGGCGGAGCGGCTGGAGCCGTTTCTAA AATAACCGGTGCCATGGGCAAAGGTTTGGCTGCATTGACGTTCGATGACGACTTCCAGAAGAAGCGTCGCGATGCGATGAACAAAAAACCGGCCAGTCTGCAGGAGGGGATCGCACGCAGCGGCAAGGGCCTTGTGATGGGCGTGTTCGATGGAGTCACGGGCGTGTTTACCAAACCGATCAGTGGCGCTAAAGAGGAGGGTGTAGAAGGATTCTTTAAGGGTCTAGGCAAAGGGGCTGTTGGCTTAGTGGCCCGTCCAATTGCCGGAGTGACAGATTTTGCCAGCGGAAGTTTCGATGCCGTCAAGCGCGCTACGGAGCTATCCGATGAGGCCATTCGACTGCGACCTCCACGCTATCTTCATAAGGATGGTATCGTGCGGCCGTACAACCGGAAAGAAGCGGAAGGTTGTAAACTGTTAAG GGAAATTGATAAAGGGAAGTTTGCTGGCACGGACGCATACGCTTATTATGAGGTGATTATTGACAATAAGGACGTCGTCGTGTTGACGGACAGTCGCATTATTTATGCTACTAAGAGTGAAATGTTTGGTGGATGGCAG TCCGAGTGGACTCACAAATGGACGGAAGTCATGAGCATCTCAACTTTAAACGATGGCGTCGAGCTGCTGTTACACAATCgggatggaaagaaaacattgaagaaaatGTTCGGTTCGTCAGGACCTACCAAAAAGATTCTCCTCATATCAGTGGCTGGCCGGCGAGTTCGACTCGCTGAAGAAATGCAGCAATTGTTGGCGAAGGTCCAGCAACATAATTAG